The following proteins are co-located in the Tachysurus vachellii isolate PV-2020 chromosome 17, HZAU_Pvac_v1, whole genome shotgun sequence genome:
- the LOC132860209 gene encoding lysophosphatidic acid receptor 6-like, whose protein sequence is MVNNSTGGNCSIQDDFKYTLYSSAFSIVFILGLLFNVVALYIFTWTLKQRNETTTYMLNLVVCDTLFVLSLPFRISYFLNRNWPFGPVFCKISVSLFYMNMYGSILFLTCISADRFLAIVYPLASRSLRTKRNAKIACCSVWLLVISISVAAGFQLETSSSDNTSSCFENFSNSQWKSKLSKVVVFVVTVGFIIPLFINLFCSVLILRTLRILDNNQSQGQLKKTKILRMICVHLLVFCFCFLPYNVNLIFYTLVRSKAIDNCAVETVVKAMYPFALCIAVTNCCFDPVIYYFTSETIQNCIKRKSALLSTKRSCNDPNNEPPVNMARFLITKLMFNESAV, encoded by the coding sequence ATGGTTAACAATAGCACTGGCGGGAACTGTTCTATACAGGATGACTTTAAATACACGCTTTACAGCTCGGCGTTCAGCATAGTCTTCATCTTAGGACTGCTCTTCAACGTCGTAGCTTTGTACATATTCACTTGGACGCTGAAACAAAGAAACGAGACCACCACCTACATGCTGAACCTTGTTGTATGTGATACACTTTTTGTTCTCAGTCTGCCGTTTCGAATTTCATACTTTTTGAACAGGAATTGGCCATTTGGGCCGGTGTTCTGTAAAATTTCTGTGTCGCTGTTCTACATGAACATGTACGGCAGCATCCTTTTCTTGACGTGCATCAGTGCTGACCGCTTTCTGGCCATCGTTTACCCATTAGCCTCCAGATCACTGAGGACTAAAAGGAACGCAAAAATCGCCTGCTGTTCAGTTTGGCTGCTCGTAATCTCGATCAGCGTAGCAGCTGGGTTTCAGTTGGAGACGTCCAGCTCCGATAACACGAGCTCCTGCTTTGAGAACTTCAGCAACAGTCAGTGGAAATCCAAGCTATCCAAAGTGGTGGTGTTTGTTGTGACAGTGGGCTTCATAATCCCACTGTTCATTAACCTTTTCTGCTCTGTGCTGATCTTGAGGACGCTGAGAATCCTGGACAACAATCAAAGTCAAGGGCAGCTGAAAAAGACCAAGATCTTGCGCATGATTTGTGTGCACTTGCTTGTCTTCTGCTTTTGCTTCCTCCCATATAACGTCAATCTAATTTTTTATACACTGGTCCGCAGCAAAGCCATCGATAATTGTGCTGTGGAGACTGTCGTCAAGGCCATGTACCCCTTTGCATTATGCATCGCGGTGACAAACTGCTGCTTTGACCCGGTTATTTATTACTTCACCTCAGAAACCATCCAGAACTGCATTAAGCGCAAGTCTGCTTTACTAAGCACCAAAAGGTCCTGCAACGATCCAAACAATGAGCCTCCTGTGAACATGGCACGGTTTCTGATAACCAAGTTAATGTTTAACGAGTCTGCGGTATGA
- the LOC132860208 gene encoding lysophosphatidic acid receptor 6-like produces MDLINNTAIRTPINCTVDTRYRFTYYQISYSLIFTCGLASNGMALWRLWLTPWSVTSTMVYMANLAVVDLFFILSLPLRIYYYYNRSHSMAWSPGSVFCQLTFTLKYISMYGGIFFLVCIGLDRYFAVTHPVLRRPKQLHNAYMISTTIWLMVLALSLALPFMHSADSKIHRACLLDLSLGQNQTFILAALGLVLVAFLLPALLLLFSYCRVLRVLGRMPYRGKSRHRRTLSLIYCVLGIFLLCFAPYHTNLLCYTLTQVGVVSSCVLAKFTGSLHPIMLSLASTNCCLNPLVYYCSGSLVQKDAPRGQSNQEPDSRFWSRRKQTPSWAQKCFNITSSSCY; encoded by the coding sequence ATGGATCTGATAAATAACACAGCCATTCGGACACCAATCAACTGTACTGTAGACACTAGGTACCGCTTCACCTACTACCAGATCTCCTACAGCCTCATCTTCACATGCGGTTTGGCCAGCAATGGCATGGCACTCTGGCGTTTGTGGCTCACGCCATGGTCCGTCACCAGCACTATGGTCTACATGGCTAACTTGGCCGTCGTGGACCTCTTCTTCATTCTTTCCCTTCCACTGCGCATCTATTATTACTACAACCGTTCACACAGCATGGCTTGGTCTCCTGGAAGTGTCTTCTGCCAGCTGACCTTCACCCTCAAGTACATAAGCATGTATGGAGGTATCTTCTTCCTGGTGTGCATAGGGCTAGACCGCTACTTTGCAGTGACGCACCCTGTGCTGCGGCGGCCAAAGCAATTACATAATGCCTACATGATCAGCACCACAATCTGGTTAATGGTGCTAGCACTTAGCTTGGCACTTCCATTCATGCACTCTGCAGACTCAAAAATTCACAGAGCATGCCTACTTGACCTATCCTTGGGGCAAAATCAAACCTTCATCTTGGCAGCTCTGGGCCTGGTACTGGTTGCATTCCTGCTGCCTGCACTCCTTCTGCTGTTCAGCTACTGCCGTGTGTTGCGTGTGCTTGGCAGAATGCCTTACCGTGGGAAAAGCCGCCACCGacgaacactctctctcatctaCTGCGTGCTGGGCATCTTTCTGCTCTGCTTTGCACCATACCACACCAACCTGCTGtgttacactctcacacaagtTGGTGTTGTATCCAGCTGTGTTTTGGCTAAATTTACAGGCTCATTGCACCCAATCATGCTCTCACTGGCCAGCACCAACTGCTGCCTCAACCCACTGGTGTACTACTGCTCCGGCAGCCTGGTGCAAAAAGATGCTCCCAGAGGCCAAAGCAATCAGGAACCTGATTCTAGATTTTGGTCTAGACGGAAACAGACTCCTTCATGGGCACAAAAGTGTTTCAACATCACCAGTAGTAGTTGTTATTAA